The Montipora capricornis isolate CH-2021 chromosome 3, ASM3666992v2, whole genome shotgun sequence genome window below encodes:
- the LOC138039805 gene encoding putative nuclease HARBI1, giving the protein MAHVACQNFRERILWVRPSNQAWFDMADTQFDEQQWYENFRVTRDTFQFILNEIEREITRRNTPMRQAISARRRLAIVLYHLSSTAEYRTIANLFGVSISFVCSCIKEVSTVIVRKMKTKFITTPKGEEVNEIMRIYKDKWQFPMWVGAIDGTHIPIIAPVVDHTEYVNRKGYHSIVMQAVVDSKYLFRDVVVGWPGSVHDARIFSNSGLYKKGNERTLFSSDVSETIQGCDIQPLLLGDPAYPLLPWLVKGYPENSNTSDVERHFNYMLSRARMTVENTFGRWKGRFQKFLKRVDMQVETLVNVVVASCILHNICELQANVFLEDWEPDVIPLGQPPAVAIVDAAATTDATDVRDALAQYFALEVPHARRGRAARV; this is encoded by the coding sequence ATGGCGCACGTGGCTTGTCAGAACTTCCGTGAAAGAATCCTATGGGTGAGACCGAGTAATCAGGCCTGGTTTGACATGGCAGACACGCAGTTTGATGAGCAACAGTGGTATGAAAATTTTCGAGTTACCAGAGATACATTTCAATTCATTTTGAACGAAATTGAGCGTGAAATAACGCGACGAAATACGCCAATGCGTCAAGCTATTAGTGCTAGGCGCCGACTCGCTATTGTACTGTACCACTTATCTTCTACAGCAGAATACCGCACTATTGCAAATCTTTTTGGTGTATCTATATCATTTGTGTGTAGCTGCATAAAGGAAGTCTCCACAGTAATTGTTCGAAAGATGAAAACAAAGTTCATTACTACTCCAAAAGGAGAAGAAGTGAATGAGATCATGAGAATCTACAAGGACAAGTGGCAATTTCCTATGTGGGTAGGTGCAATAGATGGTACACACATTCCGATTATTGCTCCAGTAGTTGATCATACTGAATACGTGAATCGGAAGGGTTATCACAGCATCGTTATGCAAGCTGTTGTGGACAGCAAGTACCTTTTCAGAGACGTTGTTGTGGGGTGGCCGGGCAGCGTCCATGACGCTCGAATTTTTTCCAACTCAGGTCTATACAAGAAGGGAAATGAACGTACCCTTTTTAGCAGTGACGTCAGTGAAACCATACAAGGGTGCGACATACAACCGCTTCTTCTCGGTGACCCAGCCTACCCACTTCTTCCCTGGCTTGTCAAAGGTTATCCAGAGAATTCAAACACATCTGATGTCGAAAGGCATTTCAACTACATGCTAAGCCGAGCAAGAATGACAGTGGAAAACACATTCGGAAGGTGGAAAGGGCgttttcagaaatttttgaaaagagtGGATATGCAAGTGGAAACGCTTGTGAATGTTGTTGTAGCGTCCTGCATATTGCACAACATATGTGAGCTGCAAGCCAATGTCTTCCTTGAGGATTGGGAACCGGACGTGATTCCTCTTGGTCAACCACCTGCGGTGGCTATTGTTGACGCGGCAGCGACAACTGATGCTACAGATGTCCGTGATGCCCTGGCACAATACTTTGCATTAGAAGTCCCACATGCTCGCAGGGGCCGCGCAGCTAGAGTCTGA